The DNA region ctgcttacctcaacaaggtatgaaagtttaattgtttatatctttaaaactattgagtaactacacctaatattttgcatacataattagggattcaTATTACATCATcttacaaaaaattatcaaaatcgaagtcggacacttggggtccttcccttgtaagtgtCGGTGGTTGGTTGGCTACCATAACGATAGGATACGTTCTATTCTAAAAATTCCTTATCAAATTTATTTAGTATACAAATTATCTATTATATTAGgtgtgtgcaaataagttccttccccttttttctacgatcatgacttctgactgaattcgaattacttcccgattttggtgccatccgaaagagcgttcttttagttttaacAAGAGTTAtgatgagcgctctaagagtttccagtcctatgcaacaatttcaagaaatataacgtgcgagaagcatcatttgcgtcactgcttactctttgcattccagcttaggaaatcagctgttgaagctactctGAAATGGTTTGTACGGCACTGGGAAAGAccgctgtatcttacagaacatgcaaaaagtggtaccaaagatttaaagccggaaatttttatttggaagacgacgatcgttcaggtgcaccgagaatATTTGATGACGgtcagttagaggaattgctcaacgaaaatccggcCCAggcgcaagaagaattggcagaagatTGGGAGTCgacagacaagattttattacattttatgtacgtaaaatgtaataaaatcttcaaTTTGGAAAAGAAGGGGAaataacttatttgcacacctaataattaAAGCTCAAAATCCTTCTGTAACGAAAGAGATCGCTGCTCGGCCGATCACTTTATGGAATCAATCAACTCTCAGCCCACTCAAGAACAATGCTAAGCCGAATAGGTACCCTCTCTTATCCGTAATACGTCGAAGACGTAGGTGTTACTGTCCATATTGAAAACGTGTTCGATCATTATTACTAATGTCGTcggccaatattttgttatcgaTCAAGACTAGCGTCGGCGAAATTTGTTGCCGATGAAATCTGTTATCGGTGAATTCTCCTGGTGAGACCCCTTTCATTAATATCCTATTTATGCATGCCGGTCATTCTCGTTGTATTTGTCTTTGCCAATCATGCAAATATTATTCACGACATTTGTATGAATAATTAACTATAATAAACGATTGGCTAGGTCGATTGAATATCATTTTGCAACGATCTGCGTAACAAGGAGCACGTAGACGCGATATAATACAGGTGTAACTATAAAGACGGTACTGAAAGACTGGCcgattataatatttaatatacacATATTAACAAACATTTCAGTAGGTGAGAATCGTGCAGTAACGGCCACTCTGagtttttattgaaattctttTACTGTCGGTAACAAATGTAGTCGATAAAAGGTAACCAATCATTAAGTAAGCAATTAATAATGTCAGTAAGAAGTTAGTTGTAGCCGGTGCTGTACGATTCTCCCTGTCGAAGAGTTACTCGTGCATAGATATACATTCGTACTgaataaattctaataaatCCTTCACACCATTGAACGGTTAAAACTTGGCTTCTATGTTATGTTTTTCAGGAATGCAATGTTCATTCAACGAACAGAACATCCTAGGTAAGATTCTCACGTCGTGTCCAGGGATTCTGGACCCTACGGACAAATCTTACTGTTGCTACAACCTCGAAGGCAGCTATACTTATTGCTGCGATGTCTACGAATTCACGACGCAGGCGTCATGGTATTAGAAAAAGAACTAATTATCTCCCGACGGAACGACGCGGCGTTAAAAAATTCATTACAGGACTCAATGTTCTTCTTGTTTCATTGCAGGGCCGGTGCCACCATCATAGTGGTGTCCGTGATAGTGGTGTCGGTGGTGGTTTTCTGCATATCGTGCATATGCTGCATCTGTTGCCGGCGATATCGTAGACGTAATCAAGGAACTGTTTACGAACGTGGGTATATTTCAGGATAGTAACTCTACGCCGACCCGGTATCGTTCTCCCAACATACGATAAACTCTTCAATTACACTGTGCAACAAATTCTTACTTTTATCTCGGATGTGCGACTTGAATCGCTGAATCGAATCTGAAATACTTAtagttagacagcggattgtatgcatttattacacGAACGAATAGGTATAATTTAgaacattaaaaatattgggttggaaagaaagttcgtagcgttttcaaattaagaatcggagataaaattaaggtatttattcgtatgtttattcaataacacgagaagttgcctcgaaaatggcaataaataatagaacagaatggaaaatgtgttattgaataaatctctatgaataaatatctgaattttagctttcaattctaatttacaaacgctacgaactttcgttccaacccagtATTAGACGAACtctaaaatacttttatattattttcaacctacgtgaaacatattaagagagaaaataaatttctttgtcAATCCGGTTTGTTACAATTcaggtggaacatttttattttgcataaagatccgctgactACTTATAtgtagtatattctagtatattctggtataaaTTAATATGTCGATCGCCCACGAAAATTGGGTAAAATCGAAGCAATTTATTGAACAGTTTACAGGGCACTGAAAGCTACTGTTTTATATTAGTTCATAAAAATAACAGGAATcttttcgagaaagttgccaatcCAGATACATGTTGAACAGCGTAATTAATGCAGTTGCACGCAGTGTAGAAATTAGCTGTACCATTTCCCACAATACATCTCGAACACCACACATCCTTATTCTGAATACTACATATAGAatgtgattttttttttaaacgataCTTGATCATATAATTGTTTGTAGGAACATCCGCGGCCTGATTCCATTCCGGCCTCTTCCACTCTCCGACATTATTTTATACACGATTATTCCCCGTGATTGTAGTCTAGGATACAAAGACCTTTTTAAGATGTTAGTTGATACCTCGCTTTTTCTATGTATACACGCACCAAAAATGCGTAGCTTCCAACCTCGTTACTATGAGGATTACTATTACTATATGAGATATTCGCCAAGTTAGTTTTATATGGAAAGCTTTATGGGTGTCGCGACCATTTCATCGAGT from Lasioglossum baleicum chromosome 11, iyLasBale1, whole genome shotgun sequence includes:
- the LOC143213253 gene encoding uncharacterized protein LOC143213253 isoform X2 translates to MLRATTLLLFISLHAGLSYGMQCSFNEQNILGKILTSCPGILDPTDKSYCCYNLEGSYTYCCDVYEFTTQASWAGATIIVVSVIVVSVVVFCISCICCICCRRYRRRNQGTVYEHVQVPHVVRVIHTPANVLPQSDYVVNSAMSAPTLVNPHDMYAKPPPYNTSYVDPAASNM
- the LOC143213253 gene encoding uncharacterized protein LOC143213253 isoform X1, which codes for MLRATTLLLFISLHAGLSYGMQCSFNEQNILGKILTSCPGILDPTDKSYCCYNLEGSYTYCCDVYEFTTQASWAGATIIVVSVIVVSVVVFCISCICCICCRRYRRRNQGTVYEHVQVPHVVRVIHTPANVLPQSDYVVNSAMSVAPTLVNPHDMYAKPPPYNTSYVDPAASNM